One Patescibacteria group bacterium genomic window, TATTATATAAAAATCCTAAATCCTAAGTTCTAAATTCTAAACAAATCCAAATATCAAAATTCAAATGTTTTAAACTAATGTTTTGAATTTTGGTAATTTTCCCGCCACATTATTTAAAACTTATAGAGGGCGGGATCCCGCTGAGGCGGTGAGAATTTTGAAATTGTTTAGGATTTAGGATTTAGAGTTTAGAATTTATTTAAGACCAGGCAGGCCTCCCATTTCCTGCATTTTTTGCGCCATCAGCCTTTGGGTTTTTTTTATAGCCTCATTAAGGCAGCCAATTATTATTCCCTCCAAAGATTCTTTGGCCAATTCTTCATTTATGGATAAAGAAATAATTTCCATGTTGCCGTTCATGACTACTTTTATTCCGCTTTTTTCAACCGTTATTGATTCTTGGGCTAAAGCGTTCTGCATGGTTTTTGCCTGCGAGCGCAGGTCTTTCATATATTTTAGTTTTCCAAACATATGTTTA contains:
- a CDS encoding YbaB/EbfC family nucleoid-associated protein yields the protein MFGKLKYMKDLRSQAKTMQNALAQESITVEKSGIKVVMNGNMEIISLSINEELAKESLEGIIIGCLNEAIKKTQRLMAQKMQEMGGLPGLK